In the Diorhabda carinulata isolate Delta chromosome 9, icDioCari1.1, whole genome shotgun sequence genome, one interval contains:
- the LOC130898108 gene encoding uncharacterized protein LOC130898108, with translation MNNVHLAKVFVIVCLLVICIFVHLKVIICCELCCRANLLNMSKRVKACCVLGCTNKQAIRHSIPTNEDVCRIWLQRINNPKLIIADTVLSSHRICGIHFEPICRNPNGRFKNFHCQLYIYLVSTYIYCDNKPLMNPSEKLCRGKELLFPPIVNVPIYKPFNRSSKYTGLDLVTPYVAGSVAKKLFKSLKCHLCKNIILSL, from the exons ATGAACAACGTCCATCTTGCGAAGGTGTTtgttattgtttgtttattagttatttgcatttttgtgcatttaaaagttattatttgttgcgaATTGTGCTGTCGTGCTAACTTACTCAATATGAGTAAACGAGTAAAGGCCTGCTGTGTACTAGGATGCACGAATAAGCAAGCGATAAG aCATTCCATTCCTACGAATGAAGACGTTTGCAGAATTTGGTTGCAAAGAATAAATAACCCCAAGTTAATAATAGCAGATACAGTATTATCATCACATAGAATATGTGGTAttcattttgaaccaatttgtagaAACCCCAATGGCAGGTTTAAAAACTTTCACTGCCAACTCTACATTTACCTGGtaagtacttatatttactGTGACAATAAACCTCTTATGAATCCTAGTGAAAAGTTATGCAGAGGAAAAGAATTGCTATTTCCTCCAATAGTCAATGTCCCAATTTATAAACCATTCAATAGAagctcaaaatatacaggattaGATCTTGTCACTCCTTATGTGGCAGGTTCAGTagcgaagaaattatttaaaagtctcAAATGCCActtgtgtaaaaatataatattgtcatTGTAA